The genomic segment GTCTGACCGACCTATCAATGGGATAGTCGTACTGCCTGTCCAATTCCATCGTGCCGAACTCATCCCACTTATGCGGCGACTGAAGCGCTCGTTTCGGTCGTAAAATTCGACATCTGCTCACACATCTACGCTTCGGAAAAACTCCCAAGGGATTGGGGAGTGAGAGGGGGGAGTTGACAGCTGTGGTCGATATGCCATCGACAGGCTGTCGTTCGAACCGCACTAAATATTAGAACTCCATCCCTATTAATTATTTCTATCTAAATAGCTTCGAAAATATTTGCCTGGCCGTTACTAATCATTTTATAGATTGGAACTGTATTTGTGTTATGTCAGTAATAGTATCAATTATTGGATGTATCGTTGTCCTTAGTATAGGATATCTATACCTGCGTTACTATTGGACAAAGGTGAAGGACTCAACAGTGAGTTATTTGACTGACCACCTGGCGATTAGAGGTGGAAGGAAGTGCGGTCAATGTCATCGCCGAATGATGGGAGTACTCAGCGCTACATACAGATGAAGCAGTTACCAGAGCGGCTATCTGAGTCTCAGAAATAGTATGCTGAATACTGACCACACCACTATTTTATTATCCCGAGTGGCTTATTCGTGAGACAGATTCTGATGGCCCAACTAGTTGAAGGCGAGACGAAGACGTTTGAGCGAACGTTCACAGTTGAAGATGTACAACAGTTTGCAGACCTCACCGGTGACGACCAACCTCGTCATACTGAGCCGGATGAGGACGGGCAGGTAATGGTACAGGGGTTATTGACTGCGACTCTGCCTACGAAGATGGGTAGCGATAATGAAGTATTGGCCAGTACGATGGAGTTTAATTTCCATCAGCCGGTCTACACTGGCGAACCGATCACCTGTCGATCAACGTATGACACAGTCGTAGAACGAGATGACCGCTACGAATTCACATCGGACGTTGTTTGTGAAAACACGGATGGCGAAACGGTGTTGACCTCGGCAGCTGAGGGAATTATTTGGAAAGACACCTAACTGCCTTAATGATCTGTTCGCATCTCTACATACCGGGAACTCCACCCCTCGATACAATGGAACGAACACAGAATGAGGGTGTGTAGGAGTCCATTTCTTACACATCGGTTCCTGAAAGTGGTCTATATCGAGTCACTCACTGCCTGATTTACCCTCGATTTACTGCTATAGCCCTGATATAGTGTCTATTCATCTACTCGTTGGAGTGAATCGAC from the Halalkalicoccus subterraneus genome contains:
- a CDS encoding FAS1-like dehydratase domain-containing protein; the encoded protein is MAQLVEGETKTFERTFTVEDVQQFADLTGDDQPRHTEPDEDGQVMVQGLLTATLPTKMGSDNEVLASTMEFNFHQPVYTGEPITCRSTYDTVVERDDRYEFTSDVVCENTDGETVLTSAAEGIIWKDT